The following are encoded in a window of Pseudomonas sp. St316 genomic DNA:
- a CDS encoding response regulator, translated as MTLSSSVDEQSFRKLLSRNISLPLAMGALSAVFFIILITYLLSVIQWVGHTDRVINNANEALKLSVDLETGMRGYLLSGDEHFLDPYEVAKPRITVALDTLLELTADNPVQTDRLHKVQALLAEWANYAQSMIDLQRSSGDYRGALKAGRGKRLTDEIRKSFEDIVDTEQQLRAARSQDVRTTTVWSIALYLLFVAAISGLLAYVGRRDLLSLSRSYSASLKVQQRSALHLEKQAWLRNGQTLLAEQVLGQLSLNLLGRNILQFCAKYLDVAVAALYAREENGVLKRVATYGLSREDAEQQQAIIDGEGIAGQAVQQGRLIRLDDVPDDYLKVSSGLGKGLPNSVLVVPTSDDERVNGVIELGFLRPLTERDIELLELIAGNIGTSIEAARYRQRLQEVLAETQQLNEELQVQQEELKTSNEELEEQSRILKESQAHLEAQQQELEQTNEQLAEQRDVMDQKNSELNLVQIQLQERAEELQRSSKYKSEFLANMSHELRTPLNSSLILSKLLAENPQQNLSEEQVKFAESIYSAGNDLLNLINDILDISKVEAGKLEVRPENTSVQRLVDGLRDMFKPLAADKGLSFEVQVQPDTPAMLYTDRQRLEQVIKNLLSNAVKFTEQGSVSLSVAGQPGSGIVFMVRDSGIGIAADQQQSIFEAFRQADGTTNRRYGGTGLGLSISRDLATLLGGSISVSSEPGQGSVFTLVMPERYVEPGDTPMEPLAFIPTATAPAPVAPKAAPAPLIAEVDTPIARFADDRDKAPFDSRCILVIEDEPKFARILFDLAHELGYQCLVAHGADEGFDLALQLAPDAILLDMRLPDHSGLTVLQRLKEQAETRHIPVHVISVEDRVEAAMHMGAIGYAVKPTTREELKEVFARLEAKLTQKVKRVLLVEDDDLQRDSITRLIGDDDIEITAVGLAQQALDLLRTNVYDCMIIDLKLPDMLGNDLLKRMSSEDICSFPPVIVYTGRNLTRDEEAELRKYSRSIIIKGARSPERLLDEVTLFLHKVESRLSHERQRMLKTARSRDKVFEGRKVLLVDDDVRNIFALTSALEAKGAIVVIGRNGLEAIDRLNEFDDIDLVLMDVMMPEMDGFEATALIRKDPRWRKLPIIAVTAKAMKDDQERCLAAGSNDYLAKPIDLDRLFSLIRVWLPNMERI; from the coding sequence ATGACTCTTTCGTCTTCGGTCGACGAGCAAAGCTTTCGCAAGCTCCTGAGCCGCAATATCAGCCTGCCGCTGGCCATGGGCGCCCTCAGCGCGGTGTTTTTCATCATCCTGATCACGTACCTGCTGTCGGTGATCCAATGGGTCGGCCACACTGACCGGGTGATCAACAATGCCAACGAAGCGCTCAAACTGAGCGTGGACCTGGAAACCGGCATGCGTGGCTACCTGCTGAGCGGTGACGAGCATTTCCTCGACCCCTATGAAGTGGCCAAGCCGCGGATCACCGTTGCACTGGACACACTGCTGGAATTGACAGCCGACAACCCCGTCCAGACCGATCGTCTGCACAAGGTTCAAGCCCTCCTGGCCGAGTGGGCCAATTACGCCCAGAGCATGATCGACCTGCAACGCAGCAGCGGCGATTACCGGGGGGCGCTGAAGGCCGGGCGCGGTAAGCGCCTGACCGACGAAATTCGCAAGTCTTTCGAAGACATCGTCGACACCGAGCAGCAACTGCGCGCGGCACGCAGCCAGGACGTACGCACCACTACGGTCTGGAGCATTGCCCTGTACCTGCTGTTCGTCGCCGCGATCAGCGGCTTGCTGGCCTACGTCGGTCGCCGGGATCTATTGAGCCTGTCCAGAAGCTACAGCGCCAGCCTGAAAGTCCAGCAACGCAGCGCTTTGCACCTGGAGAAGCAAGCCTGGCTGCGTAACGGCCAGACACTGCTGGCCGAGCAGGTCCTGGGGCAACTGTCGCTGAACCTGTTGGGCCGCAACATCCTGCAATTCTGTGCCAAGTATTTGGACGTCGCTGTCGCGGCGCTTTATGCGCGGGAAGAAAATGGCGTCCTCAAGCGCGTCGCCACCTATGGCCTGTCCCGGGAGGATGCCGAACAACAACAGGCGATCATTGACGGTGAGGGCATCGCCGGCCAGGCCGTGCAACAAGGGCGGCTCATTCGCCTGGATGACGTGCCGGACGATTACCTGAAAGTCAGCTCCGGATTGGGCAAAGGCCTGCCCAACAGCGTGCTGGTGGTGCCCACCAGTGACGATGAACGGGTCAATGGAGTCATCGAGCTGGGTTTCCTGCGGCCGTTGACCGAGCGTGATATCGAGCTGCTGGAACTGATTGCCGGCAATATCGGCACGTCCATCGAAGCCGCCCGTTATCGCCAGCGCCTGCAGGAAGTACTCGCCGAAACCCAGCAGTTGAACGAAGAACTGCAAGTGCAACAGGAAGAGCTCAAGACCTCCAACGAGGAGCTGGAAGAGCAGTCGCGCATCCTCAAGGAATCCCAGGCCCATCTCGAAGCCCAGCAGCAGGAACTGGAGCAGACCAACGAGCAATTGGCCGAACAGCGCGACGTCATGGACCAGAAGAACAGCGAGCTGAACCTGGTCCAGATCCAGTTGCAGGAGCGCGCCGAAGAGCTGCAGCGTTCGAGCAAGTACAAATCCGAGTTCCTCGCCAACATGTCCCATGAGCTGCGCACGCCGCTCAACAGCTCGCTGATCCTGTCCAAGCTGCTGGCGGAAAACCCGCAGCAGAACCTCAGCGAGGAACAGGTCAAGTTCGCCGAGTCGATCTACTCCGCCGGCAACGACCTGTTGAACCTGATCAACGATATTCTCGACATCTCCAAGGTCGAGGCCGGAAAGCTGGAAGTGCGCCCGGAAAACACCAGTGTGCAGCGTCTGGTGGACGGGCTGCGGGATATGTTCAAACCGTTGGCGGCAGACAAGGGCTTGAGTTTCGAGGTCCAGGTGCAGCCCGATACGCCGGCGATGCTCTACACCGACCGCCAGCGCCTGGAACAGGTGATCAAGAACCTGTTGTCCAACGCCGTGAAGTTCACCGAGCAGGGCTCCGTCAGCCTGTCGGTGGCCGGCCAGCCGGGCTCGGGGATCGTGTTCATGGTGCGCGACTCCGGGATTGGCATCGCCGCCGATCAGCAGCAAAGCATTTTCGAAGCGTTTCGCCAGGCCGATGGCACGACCAATCGTCGTTACGGCGGTACCGGCCTGGGGTTATCGATTTCCCGGGATCTGGCCACGTTGTTGGGCGGTTCGATCAGCGTCTCCAGCGAGCCAGGGCAGGGCAGCGTGTTTACGCTGGTGATGCCTGAGCGTTATGTCGAGCCTGGGGACACGCCGATGGAACCGTTGGCGTTCATCCCGACGGCCACTGCGCCAGCGCCGGTTGCACCAAAAGCCGCACCGGCACCGTTGATCGCTGAAGTGGACACGCCGATAGCCCGATTTGCCGACGACCGCGACAAGGCGCCGTTCGACTCCCGGTGCATCCTGGTGATCGAAGACGAGCCCAAGTTCGCCCGGATCCTGTTCGACCTGGCCCACGAACTCGGTTACCAGTGCCTGGTGGCCCACGGCGCCGACGAAGGCTTCGACCTGGCGTTGCAACTGGCTCCCGACGCGATCCTGCTGGACATGCGCCTGCCGGACCATTCCGGGCTGACGGTGTTGCAGCGGCTCAAGGAGCAGGCCGAAACCCGGCATATCCCGGTGCACGTGATTTCCGTCGAAGACCGTGTCGAAGCCGCCATGCACATGGGCGCCATCGGCTATGCCGTCAAGCCGACCACCCGCGAAGAACTCAAGGAGGTGTTCGCCCGCCTGGAAGCCAAGCTGACCCAGAAGGTCAAACGGGTGCTGCTGGTGGAGGACGACGACTTGCAGCGCGACAGTATTACCCGCCTGATCGGCGACGATGACATCGAGATCACCGCCGTTGGCCTGGCCCAGCAAGCCCTGGACCTGCTGCGCACCAACGTCTACGACTGCATGATCATCGACCTCAAGTTGCCGGACATGCTTGGCAATGACCTGCTCAAGCGCATGTCCAGCGAAGACATCTGTTCCTTCCCGCCGGTGATTGTCTACACCGGGCGCAACCTGACACGGGACGAAGAAGCCGAACTGCGCAAGTATTCGCGCTCGATCATCATCAAGGGCGCCCGTTCGCCAGAGCGCCTGCTGGATGAGGTGACACTCTTTCTGCACAAAGTCGAATCCCGGTTGTCCCATGAACGGCAGCGGATGCTCAAGACCGCCCGCAGCCGCGACAAGGTGTTCGAAGGTCGCAAGGTGCTGCTGGTGGACGACGATGTGCGCAATATCTTTGCCCTGACCAGCGCCTTGGAGGCTAAAGGGGCGATCGTGGTCATCGGCCGTAATGGCTTGGAAGCGATCGATCGCCTGAATGAGTTCGACGACATCGACCTTGTGCTGATGGATGTGATGATGCCGGAGATGGACGGTTTCGAAGCCACTGCGCTGATCCGCAAGGACCCGCGCTGGCGCAAACTGCCCATCATCGCCGTGACGGCCAAGGCCATGAAGGACGATCAGGAACGTTGCCTGGCGGCGGGTTCCAATGACTACCTGGCCAAGCCGATCGATCTGGATCGTCTGTTCTCGCTGATTCGCGTGTGGTTGCCGAATATGGAAAGAATTTAG
- a CDS encoding response regulator: protein MPTPAPGTPPTILVVEDDDIVRMLIVDVLEELEYQVLEADGCEQALAFLRNEAQSIALMMTDVGLPVMDGRELAKQARLVRPGLPVLFASGYAESIDVPEGMAVIGKPFSIDQLRDKVKRILS, encoded by the coding sequence ATGCCCACCCCCGCTCCTGGCACCCCACCCACCATTCTGGTAGTCGAAGATGACGACATCGTGCGAATGTTGATCGTCGACGTGCTGGAAGAACTGGAATACCAGGTGCTGGAGGCGGACGGTTGCGAGCAGGCGCTGGCGTTTTTACGCAACGAAGCGCAGTCCATCGCCCTGATGATGACGGACGTCGGCCTGCCAGTAATGGACGGCCGTGAGCTGGCGAAACAGGCCCGGTTGGTGCGGCCCGGGCTGCCGGTGCTGTTCGCCAGCGGCTATGCCGAAAGCATCGATGTGCCGGAAGGCATGGCGGTGATCGGCAAACCTTTCTCCATCGATCAGTTGCGTGACAAGGTCAAGCGCATTCTCTCTTGA
- a CDS encoding glycosyltransferase, which produces MPHPSATKVLVIGYVWPEPRSSAASGHVMQILHTFLEQGWDITFSSPAGFGEHRADLVALGISEVPIELNSSSFDAFIRELAPDIVLFDQFMMEEQFGWRVEKQCPGALRVLETSDLQSLRHARHQRLKDRLKVDDVCQDFSDLFAPALGEEFQLMADTDLAKREIAALYRCDLNLMVSEVEIELLVEHFKLPRSLLVWCPLMLDLPSQPLVSFEDRAHFLSIGNFRHAPNWDAVLWMKNAVWPLIRQQLPGAQLHLYGAYTPPKAAALHNPAQGFHIMNWAEDALQVMSAARICLAPLRFGAGIKGKLIDAMLCGTPNVTTPVGAEAMHGDMPWPGAIAQSAEGIANAAVQLYRDQARWTQAQDAGLVLLENRYRQQVHGPALIDSINACRADLAQRRRDNFTGSMLRHHQHKSTQYMSQWIEEKNRNG; this is translated from the coding sequence ATGCCTCACCCCAGCGCCACCAAAGTCCTGGTTATCGGCTATGTCTGGCCCGAGCCGCGTTCGTCGGCGGCCAGTGGGCACGTCATGCAGATCCTGCACACCTTCCTCGAACAAGGCTGGGACATCACCTTCAGCAGCCCGGCGGGTTTCGGCGAGCATCGCGCCGACCTGGTCGCGCTGGGCATCAGCGAAGTGCCGATCGAACTCAATAGCAGCAGCTTCGATGCATTCATCCGCGAACTGGCGCCGGACATCGTGCTGTTCGACCAGTTCATGATGGAAGAACAGTTCGGCTGGCGGGTGGAGAAGCAGTGCCCCGGCGCACTGCGCGTGCTGGAGACTTCCGACTTACAGAGCCTGCGCCACGCCCGTCATCAGCGCTTGAAGGATCGCTTGAAGGTCGATGACGTTTGCCAGGATTTCAGCGACCTCTTCGCCCCCGCCCTGGGCGAAGAATTCCAGTTGATGGCCGACACCGACCTGGCAAAACGGGAAATCGCTGCACTGTACCGCTGCGACCTCAACCTGATGGTGTCCGAAGTCGAGATCGAGCTGCTGGTGGAGCACTTCAAATTGCCCCGCAGCTTGCTGGTCTGGTGCCCGCTCATGCTGGACCTGCCGAGCCAACCGTTGGTGTCCTTCGAAGACCGGGCGCACTTCCTGAGCATCGGTAACTTCCGCCATGCACCGAACTGGGATGCCGTGCTCTGGATGAAAAACGCCGTCTGGCCGCTGATCCGTCAACAATTGCCCGGCGCACAACTGCACCTGTACGGCGCCTACACCCCGCCCAAGGCCGCCGCGCTGCATAACCCGGCCCAGGGCTTTCACATCATGAACTGGGCGGAGGACGCCTTGCAGGTGATGTCGGCGGCACGCATCTGCCTGGCGCCGCTGCGTTTCGGCGCCGGCATCAAGGGCAAGCTGATCGATGCCATGCTCTGCGGCACGCCCAACGTCACCACACCCGTGGGAGCCGAAGCCATGCACGGCGACATGCCCTGGCCCGGCGCGATTGCCCAGAGCGCCGAAGGCATCGCCAACGCGGCGGTGCAGTTGTATCGCGACCAGGCGCGCTGGACCCAAGCCCAGGATGCTGGCCTCGTCCTGCTGGAGAACCGTTACCGGCAACAGGTGCACGGCCCGGCGCTGATCGACAGCATCAACGCCTGCCGGGCGGACCTGGCGCAACGACGCCGGGACAATTTCACCGGCAGCATGCTGCGTCATCACCAGCACAAAAGCACCCAATACATGTCCCAGTGGATCGAAGAAAAAAACCGCAACGGTTAG
- a CDS encoding sugar ABC transporter substrate-binding protein: MKPSVKALLVSTCMTLSSVSFGAQTLTIATVNNSDMIRMQKLSKTFEAEHPDIKLNWVVLEENVLRQRLTTDIATQGGQFDVLTIGMYEAALWGAKGWLEPMKDLPASYDLDDVFPSVRDGLSVKGSLYALPFYAESSITYYRTDLFKDAGLTMPEHPTWTQIGEFAEKLTDKSKEQYGLCLRGKAGWGENMALITTLANGFGARWFDEKWQPEFNGPEWKDALNFYVDNMKKSGPPGASSNGFNENLALFNSGKCAIWVDASVAGSFVTDKTQSKVADHVGFTFAPHEKTEKGTSWMYSWSLAIPTSSKAKDAAKVFTSWATSKEYGQLVAKTDGIANVPPGTRTSTYSDEYMKAAPFAKVTLESLKVADPKAPTLKPVPYIGIQLVTIPEFQAIGTQVGKFFSGALTGQQTVDQALTAAQSTTEREMKRAGYPK, from the coding sequence ATGAAACCTTCGGTAAAAGCTCTGCTTGTCTCCACCTGCATGACCCTCAGCAGCGTCAGCTTTGGCGCCCAGACCCTCACCATTGCCACCGTCAACAACAGCGACATGATCCGCATGCAAAAGCTCTCGAAAACCTTCGAGGCCGAGCACCCGGACATCAAGCTCAACTGGGTGGTGCTCGAAGAAAACGTCCTGCGCCAGCGCCTTACCACCGACATCGCCACCCAAGGCGGACAGTTCGACGTGCTGACCATTGGCATGTACGAAGCTGCACTCTGGGGCGCCAAGGGCTGGCTGGAACCGATGAAAGACCTGCCGGCTTCCTACGACCTGGACGACGTCTTCCCTTCCGTGCGTGATGGCTTGTCAGTCAAGGGCTCGCTGTACGCCCTGCCGTTCTATGCTGAAAGCTCGATCACCTATTACCGCACCGACCTGTTCAAGGATGCCGGGCTGACCATGCCCGAACACCCGACCTGGACCCAGATCGGTGAGTTCGCCGAAAAACTCACCGACAAATCCAAGGAGCAATATGGTCTTTGCCTGCGGGGCAAGGCCGGTTGGGGCGAGAACATGGCCCTGATCACTACCCTGGCCAACGGCTTCGGCGCGCGCTGGTTCGACGAAAAGTGGCAACCTGAATTCAACGGTCCCGAATGGAAAGACGCGCTGAACTTCTACGTCGACAACATGAAGAAGTCCGGCCCGCCGGGTGCTTCCAGCAACGGCTTCAACGAAAACCTGGCACTGTTCAACAGCGGTAAATGCGCGATCTGGGTCGACGCCAGCGTCGCCGGCTCATTCGTGACCGACAAGACCCAGAGCAAGGTGGCCGATCACGTGGGCTTCACCTTCGCCCCCCACGAAAAAACCGAAAAGGGCACTTCGTGGATGTACTCCTGGTCGCTGGCGATTCCCACCAGCTCCAAGGCCAAGGACGCAGCCAAGGTCTTCACCAGTTGGGCGACGTCCAAGGAATACGGCCAATTGGTCGCCAAGACCGACGGCATTGCCAACGTACCGCCAGGCACCCGCACCTCAACCTACAGTGACGAATACATGAAGGCGGCACCGTTTGCCAAGGTGACCCTGGAATCGCTGAAAGTCGCCGACCCGAAAGCCCCAACCCTCAAGCCTGTGCCCTACATCGGCATCCAGTTGGTGACTATTCCCGAGTTCCAGGCCATCGGCACCCAGGTGGGCAAATTCTTCTCCGGCGCCCTGACCGGCCAGCAAACCGTGGACCAGGCGTTGACCGCCGCGCAGTCCACCACTGAACGGGAGATGAAACGCGCAGGTTATCCCAAGTAG
- a CDS encoding AraC family transcriptional regulator, protein MTRTARVTDPSYELMDDHNGLSIIYRQHGFPCPLVRWHFHKEYELHLIVASSGKVFIGDYIGNFYPQSLFLTGPNLPHNWISQVAEDEVVPKRDMLVNFTDELFESGHQVFAELKTVAPLLERAQYGIEFRCKRTIRQAMTLMQRIADSQGMSRLGHFFILMELLAATDDYQLLSGATSAQAADEHSIDRTNRAVDYIFAHYARELSLEEVAEHLGMKPTYFSRVFKQATGRCFIEFVNRLRISKSCELLADGDKPVTDVCFESGFNNISNFNRRFQQLKGMTPSHYRRLAVQRLTEQNQG, encoded by the coding sequence ATGACCCGAACAGCCAGAGTCACCGACCCTTCCTACGAGCTGATGGACGACCATAACGGGCTGTCCATCATCTACCGCCAGCACGGTTTTCCCTGCCCGCTGGTGCGCTGGCATTTCCACAAGGAATACGAGCTGCACTTGATCGTCGCCAGTTCCGGCAAAGTGTTCATTGGCGACTACATCGGCAATTTCTATCCCCAGTCGCTGTTCCTCACCGGGCCCAACCTGCCTCACAACTGGATCAGCCAGGTGGCCGAGGACGAAGTGGTGCCCAAGCGCGACATGCTGGTGAACTTCACCGACGAGTTGTTCGAAAGCGGCCATCAGGTGTTCGCCGAACTCAAGACAGTCGCACCGCTGCTCGAACGCGCCCAATACGGCATCGAGTTCCGCTGCAAGCGCACCATTCGCCAGGCCATGACCCTGATGCAGCGCATCGCCGATTCCCAGGGCATGAGCCGCCTGGGGCACTTTTTCATCCTGATGGAGCTGCTGGCCGCCACGGATGACTACCAACTGCTTTCCGGCGCAACCTCTGCGCAAGCGGCGGACGAACACAGCATCGACCGCACCAACCGGGCGGTGGACTACATCTTTGCCCACTACGCCCGGGAACTGTCCCTGGAAGAAGTGGCCGAGCACCTGGGCATGAAACCCACCTATTTCAGCCGAGTGTTCAAACAGGCCACCGGTCGCTGCTTCATTGAATTCGTCAATCGCTTGCGCATCAGCAAATCCTGCGAATTGCTGGCCGATGGCGACAAACCAGTGACAGATGTGTGCTTTGAATCGGGTTTCAACAACATCTCCAATTTCAACCGGCGTTTCCAGCAACTCAAGGGCATGACCCCCTCCCACTATCGGCGGCTGGCGGTGCAGCGGTTGACCGAGCAGAATCAGGGCTGA